From the Macaca nemestrina isolate mMacNem1 chromosome 7, mMacNem.hap1, whole genome shotgun sequence genome, one window contains:
- the LOC105487697 gene encoding small ribosomal subunit protein uS2-like, with product MSGALDVLQMKEEDVLKFLAAGTHLGGTNLDFQMEQYIYKRKSDGIYIINLKRTWEKLLLAARAIVAIENPADVSVISSRNTGQRAVLKFAAATEATPIAGRFTPGTFTNQIQAAFREPRLLVVTDPRADHQPLTEASYVNLPTIALCNTDSPLRYVDIAIPCNNKGAHSVGLMWWMPAREILRMRGTISREHPWEVMPDPYFYRDPEEIEKEEQAAAEKAVTKEEFQGELTAPAPEFTATQPEVADWSEGVQVPSVPIQQFPTEDWSAQPATEDWSAAPTAQATEWIGATTEWS from the coding sequence ATGTCCGGAGCCCTTGATGTCCTGCAAATGAAGGAGGAGGATGTCCTTAAGTTCCTTGCAGCAGGAACCCACTTAGGTGGCACCAATCTTGACTTCCAGATGGAGCAGTACATCTATAAAAGGAAAAGTGATGGCATCTACATCATAAATCTGAAGAGGACCTGGGAGAAGCTTCTGCTGGCAGCTCGTGCCATTGTTGCCATTGAAAACCCTGCTGATGTCAGTGTTATATCCTCCAGGAATACTGGCCAGAGGGCCGTGCTGAAGTTTGCTGCTGCCACTGAAGCCACTCCAATTGCTGGCCGCTTCACTCCTGGAACCTTCACTAACCAGATCCAGGCAGCCTTCCGGGAGCCACGGCTTCTTGTGGTTACTGACCCCAGGGCTGACCACCAGCCTCTCACGGAGGCATCTTATGTTAACCTACCTACCATTGCTCTGTGTAACACAGATTCTCCTCTGCGCTATGTGGACATTGCCATCCCATGCAACAACAAGGGAGCTCACTCAGTGGGTTTGATGTGGTGGATGCCAGCTCGGGAAATTCTGCGCATGCGTGGCACCATTTCCCGTGAACACCCATGGGAGGTCATGCCTGATCCGTACTTCTACAGAGATCCTGAAGagattgaaaaagaagagcaggcTGCTGCTGAAAAGGCAGTGACCAAGGAGGAATTTCAGGGTGAATTGACTGCTCCAGCTCCTGAGTTCACTGCTACTCAGCCTGAGGTTGCAGACTGGTCTGAAGGTGTGCAGGTGCCCTCTGTGCCTATTCAGCAGTTCCCTACTGAAGACTGGAGTGCTCAGCCTGCCACGGAAgactggtctgcagctcccactgCTCAGGCCACTGAATGGATAGGAGCAACCACTGAATGGTCTTAA